In Nostoc sp. UHCC 0926, a single genomic region encodes these proteins:
- a CDS encoding glutathione peroxidase: MFSDRRGQQVPNVSFHTRKNNEWVDVTTDELFADKTVVVFSLPGAYTPTCSSTHLPGYNELAGVFKENGVDDIICISVNDSFVMNEWAKDQEAENITLIPDGNGEFTEGMGMLVDKSDLGFGKRSWRYSMLVKDRVINQMFIEPDEPGDPFKVSDAETMLRYINPQAVKPEVVSLFAKVGCPFCARAKAMLKEHGINYEEITLGKDITTRSLKAVTGATTVPQVFIDGKLIGGSEALEAYFAAK, translated from the coding sequence ATGTTCTCCGATCGCCGTGGACAACAGGTTCCCAATGTCAGTTTTCATACTCGTAAGAACAACGAGTGGGTAGATGTGACAACCGATGAATTGTTTGCTGATAAGACAGTGGTTGTCTTCTCCTTGCCGGGTGCTTATACTCCGACTTGTTCATCAACTCATCTCCCTGGTTACAACGAGTTGGCTGGGGTTTTCAAAGAAAATGGTGTCGATGACATTATCTGTATTTCTGTCAATGATAGCTTTGTGATGAACGAATGGGCAAAGGATCAAGAGGCAGAAAATATTACATTAATTCCCGATGGAAATGGTGAATTTACTGAAGGCATGGGTATGCTAGTGGATAAATCAGACTTGGGGTTTGGTAAGCGATCGTGGCGCTACTCGATGCTGGTAAAAGATCGTGTAATTAACCAAATGTTTATTGAGCCAGATGAACCAGGAGATCCCTTTAAGGTGTCCGATGCCGAAACAATGCTCAGATACATCAACCCTCAAGCAGTGAAGCCCGAAGTAGTTTCCCTGTTTGCGAAAGTGGGTTGTCCCTTCTGTGCCCGTGCTAAGGCGATGCTCAAGGAACATGGTATTAACTACGAAGAAATTACCTTGGGTAAGGATATCACCACACGGTCGTTAAAAGCAGTTACAGGTGCGACAACAGTTCCCCAAGTGTTTATCGATGGTAAATTAATTGGTGGTTCTGAGGCACTAGAAGCCTACTTCGCAGCGAAATAG
- a CDS encoding phosphatase PAP2 family protein, giving the protein MEKVKKANKESQSPLDFLKNLLIARWRSLLLLLIGVYLPLQVFEILTVKIWQNQAGFPWDVPILLAVHSTENPQLDVLAVTLAIIGLPWTAIPILGAIALILLLQKRWRSLAYLLTASVGSIIINRTAKELMHRVRPQLWQSIAPESSFAFPSAHAMTSVTLVAILLFLTWASSWRWLVLIFGSLYVIAIAWCRIYLGVHFPSDILAGWMVTLGWTIGVSLIIKPYITKVKSLDGERPEDETTLLPEERKLITEE; this is encoded by the coding sequence ATGGAAAAAGTGAAAAAAGCCAATAAAGAGAGTCAGTCGCCTCTTGATTTTCTCAAAAACCTGTTGATTGCTCGTTGGCGATCGCTCTTACTCCTGTTGATAGGAGTCTATTTACCTTTGCAAGTTTTTGAAATCCTGACAGTGAAGATATGGCAGAATCAAGCTGGCTTCCCGTGGGATGTGCCTATTCTATTAGCAGTTCATTCTACAGAAAATCCACAGCTTGATGTTTTAGCAGTGACGCTAGCTATAATTGGGTTGCCTTGGACGGCGATACCGATTTTGGGTGCGATCGCACTAATATTACTACTTCAAAAACGCTGGCGATCGCTAGCTTATTTACTCACCGCCTCAGTGGGAAGCATCATCATCAACCGCACAGCAAAGGAATTAATGCATCGAGTGCGTCCACAATTGTGGCAGTCCATTGCGCCTGAGTCTAGTTTTGCATTTCCCAGTGCTCATGCCATGACGAGTGTAACTCTGGTAGCAATTTTGCTATTCTTAACTTGGGCTAGCTCCTGGCGCTGGTTGGTTCTCATCTTCGGCAGCTTATACGTAATAGCTATTGCGTGGTGTCGTATCTATCTGGGGGTTCATTTTCCTAGTGACATTCTCGCAGGTTGGATGGTTACATTAGGTTGGACAATTGGCGTCAGTCTAATTATCAAACCGTATATAACTAAAGTCAAATCTCTAGATGGCGAACGCCCTGAGGATGAAACAACCTTACTTCCTGAAGAAAGAAAGTTGATAACCGAGGAGTGA
- a CDS encoding DUF6174 domain-containing protein, which produces MRLPITISAILLVSLGLNAPVMPQTPIQVAQKPAFTSFTFEQFKINYRLWRRQRIPNYRYEFTRSCNCLPKVTEPVIIEVRNGVTTSITSKETGKAVDAQLFLKYNTIPKLFNIIRNALIRKAANLTVQYDPRIGYPTQINIDYDSRIADDEIFFTIKNLQQIK; this is translated from the coding sequence ATGCGCTTGCCAATCACAATTAGTGCCATTTTACTGGTGTCTTTGGGTTTGAATGCACCTGTTATGCCTCAAACTCCTATACAGGTAGCACAAAAACCAGCGTTTACTAGTTTCACCTTTGAACAATTTAAGATTAATTACCGATTATGGAGACGGCAAAGAATTCCTAACTATCGCTATGAATTCACTAGAAGTTGCAATTGTTTACCTAAAGTCACAGAACCAGTGATTATTGAAGTACGGAATGGTGTCACAACTTCTATTACTTCTAAAGAGACTGGTAAAGCAGTAGATGCACAATTATTTCTAAAATACAATACTATTCCTAAACTCTTTAATATCATTAGAAATGCGCTCATTCGGAAAGCGGCAAATCTGACTGTACAATATGATCCGAGAATCGGCTACCCAACCCAAATTAATATTGATTATGATAGTCGAATAGCTGATGATGAAATCTTCTTCACAATTAAGAATCTGCAACAAATCAAATAA
- a CDS encoding prohibitin family protein, with protein MRKNTTFNSAGKLTALLFLITIFLTPCVIINAGERGVLMKFGEVQNQILGEGLHLIIPVVNTVKKLSIRVQKQEISAEASSKDLQNVFTDVALNWHIIPQEANAIFQGIGDEQDVVIRIINPAVEEVLKAVMAKYTAEEIITKRGEVKGGVDDALSTRLGSYHVGVDDISLVHVHFSERFGEAVEAKQIAEQEAKQAEFIALKATKEAEAKVNLAKGEAEAHRLLRDGLTPEILQRQAIEKWNGKLPLIVSKETPKLLNLSEILKFDEN; from the coding sequence ATGAGAAAAAATACAACTTTTAACAGTGCCGGTAAACTGACTGCTCTTTTGTTCCTGATAACTATCTTTCTCACGCCTTGTGTGATTATAAATGCAGGCGAACGTGGTGTATTGATGAAATTTGGCGAAGTCCAAAACCAGATATTAGGAGAAGGACTTCACTTAATTATTCCTGTAGTCAATACTGTGAAAAAGCTGAGTATTCGAGTCCAAAAACAGGAAATTTCTGCTGAGGCTTCTTCCAAAGATTTACAAAATGTTTTCACCGATGTCGCTCTCAATTGGCATATTATTCCCCAGGAAGCAAATGCCATTTTTCAGGGAATTGGAGATGAACAAGATGTAGTTATTCGGATTATTAACCCAGCCGTTGAAGAAGTACTAAAAGCAGTAATGGCAAAGTATACTGCTGAAGAAATTATTACTAAACGAGGAGAAGTCAAAGGTGGAGTAGATGATGCATTGTCCACACGACTGGGTAGCTATCACGTTGGAGTTGATGATATTTCTCTAGTTCATGTCCATTTTTCCGAACGATTTGGTGAAGCGGTGGAGGCGAAGCAGATTGCTGAACAAGAAGCAAAACAAGCAGAGTTTATCGCGCTGAAAGCAACAAAAGAGGCTGAGGCAAAAGTTAATTTAGCAAAAGGAGAGGCTGAGGCACACAGATTATTACGTGATGGTTTAACTCCAGAAATTCTGCAAAGGCAAGCAATAGAAAAATGGAATGGGAAGCTGCCATTAATTGTAAGTAAGGAAACTCCAAAATTGTTGAATTTAAGTGAAATTTTAAAATTTGATGAAAATTGA
- a CDS encoding NUDIX hydrolase, producing the protein MPLGRELPQLLKQRLFYKGRKFDFEVNRLRLPNKAEGEWECIRHPGGALAVPVTSEGKLVLVRQYRFAIQGRILEFPAGTVEPNEDPLETIQREIEEETGYSAQKWDKLGEFFLAPGYSDEIIYAFLARDLEKLETPPPQDGDEDIETVFLTPEELEKAILEGDPVDAKSVSSFFLARPFLV; encoded by the coding sequence ATGCCATTAGGTAGAGAATTACCACAACTGCTGAAACAACGCTTGTTTTATAAAGGACGCAAGTTTGATTTTGAAGTTAATCGTTTGCGTTTGCCTAATAAAGCTGAAGGAGAATGGGAATGTATTCGTCACCCTGGTGGTGCCCTAGCTGTACCTGTGACATCAGAAGGCAAACTTGTACTTGTGCGCCAGTATCGTTTTGCAATTCAGGGACGGATATTAGAATTTCCAGCGGGAACTGTAGAACCAAATGAAGATCCCCTAGAAACGATACAGCGTGAAATTGAAGAAGAAACTGGCTATAGTGCCCAAAAATGGGACAAACTAGGCGAATTTTTCCTAGCGCCTGGTTATTCTGATGAAATTATCTATGCATTTCTAGCGCGAGATTTAGAAAAGCTGGAGACACCACCACCACAAGATGGAGACGAGGATATCGAAACTGTGTTTTTGACTCCCGAAGAATTAGAGAAAGCTATTCTGGAAGGAGATCCGGTAGATGCTAAATCAGTTTCTAGCTTTTTTCTGGCGCGTCCATTTTTAGTTTAA
- the folK gene encoding 2-amino-4-hydroxy-6-hydroxymethyldihydropteridine diphosphokinase produces MPELGYAYAQPRRTAVALGSNIGDSQTILEAAIETLVQTPGILLEARSSWYQTKAVGPQQPDYLNGCVTLQVEMLPQQLLEALLGIEQQFGRVRQERWGPRTLDLDLLLYDDLIVDTPNLQIPHPRMRDRAFVLVPLAEIASDWVEPVSGCVIKELLKEVDCSDVHLLMDN; encoded by the coding sequence ATGCCTGAGTTGGGCTACGCCTACGCCCAGCCCAGACGAACCGCTGTTGCCCTTGGTAGTAATATCGGCGATTCACAGACAATTTTAGAAGCAGCTATCGAAACTTTAGTCCAAACGCCAGGTATTCTCTTAGAAGCCAGATCAAGTTGGTATCAAACCAAAGCAGTAGGGCCACAGCAGCCAGATTACTTAAATGGCTGCGTCACATTGCAAGTAGAAATGCTACCCCAGCAGTTATTAGAAGCTTTGTTAGGAATTGAACAACAATTTGGGCGTGTGCGTCAGGAACGCTGGGGGCCACGAACCCTGGATTTGGATTTGTTATTATATGATGACTTGATTGTGGATACACCAAACCTCCAGATTCCCCATCCCCGAATGCGGGATCGGGCCTTTGTGCTAGTACCACTGGCAGAAATTGCCTCAGATTGGGTAGAACCAGTTTCTGGGTGTGTTATTAAAGAACTGCTCAAAGAAGTAGACTGTTCTGATGTACATTTATTGATGGACAATTAA